The Corynebacterium suranareeae genome window below encodes:
- the ftsY gene encoding signal recognition particle-docking protein FtsY, whose amino-acid sequence MDATFWIIGLVVLVVLAIIILLIVGNQRAKSKTVSFEKPEEEKKELTQQEKSGNYQAQGGFNFAPAKQAEEPVLRDGQDLNKPQAEAAPVVPPVVIPPAVAEEEKAPEQSTDAFAAQENVEEAPEVPETPEAPEVPDTPEVPTTPVDPETPANPEPESSEEVVETPKVQEPEVTEAPVEATAPESEISPEVEEVAVEPVAEPVAEPIVEPEVEPEAEPEEVAEAIEAAEAAQVAVESAEAALEETPVPDVEPEPAPEPLDEIAPAAGRIGKLRGRLSRSQNVFGKSVLGILSAGDLDEDAWEDIEAMLIKADLGAKVTARVVDELRDKIAAHGVSSEAEARAMLRASLIDACRPDLDRSIKAMPYEGKPAVVLVVGVNGTGKTTTTGKLARVLVSMGHKVILGAADTFRAAAADQLETWGRRVGAETVRGAEGADPASIAFDAVAKGVERQADVVLVDTAGRLHTSAGLMDQLGKVKRVVEKKAVVDEVLLVLDATVGQNGMQQARIFREVVDITGVVLTKLDGTAKGGIVFQVQEELGVPVKLVGLGEGADDLAPFEVEGFVDALLG is encoded by the coding sequence ATGGATGCGACTTTTTGGATCATTGGACTAGTAGTCCTCGTGGTTCTTGCGATCATCATTTTGTTGATCGTGGGAAACCAACGAGCGAAATCTAAGACCGTTAGTTTTGAAAAACCCGAAGAAGAAAAGAAGGAATTAACCCAGCAGGAGAAGTCAGGAAATTACCAAGCTCAAGGTGGTTTCAACTTCGCCCCTGCTAAGCAGGCGGAAGAACCGGTCTTGCGAGATGGTCAGGATCTTAATAAACCGCAAGCCGAGGCAGCACCGGTGGTTCCACCTGTAGTCATTCCGCCGGCAGTTGCTGAAGAAGAAAAAGCTCCAGAACAGTCGACGGATGCTTTTGCTGCCCAAGAAAACGTCGAAGAGGCTCCTGAGGTTCCGGAAACCCCAGAAGCACCAGAAGTTCCAGATACCCCAGAAGTTCCCACAACACCTGTAGATCCTGAAACTCCTGCAAATCCCGAGCCAGAATCTTCTGAAGAGGTCGTTGAAACACCAAAGGTGCAAGAGCCTGAGGTTACAGAGGCACCAGTTGAAGCAACAGCTCCAGAATCAGAGATCAGTCCTGAGGTAGAAGAAGTTGCTGTCGAGCCAGTAGCGGAGCCAGTGGCAGAACCTATCGTGGAGCCTGAAGTAGAACCTGAAGCAGAACCTGAAGAGGTTGCCGAAGCCATTGAGGCTGCAGAGGCTGCCCAAGTTGCTGTGGAATCTGCTGAAGCCGCGTTGGAAGAAACTCCGGTTCCTGATGTAGAGCCAGAACCTGCGCCAGAGCCTTTGGATGAAATCGCACCGGCTGCGGGTCGTATCGGCAAGCTGCGTGGGCGTCTGTCTCGGTCCCAGAATGTGTTTGGCAAATCGGTTCTGGGAATTTTGTCTGCAGGCGATTTGGATGAAGATGCCTGGGAAGACATCGAGGCGATGCTGATCAAGGCCGATCTTGGTGCCAAGGTGACTGCTCGCGTGGTGGACGAGTTGCGCGACAAGATCGCAGCACACGGCGTCAGCAGCGAGGCCGAGGCGCGTGCCATGTTGCGTGCATCGCTTATCGACGCCTGCCGCCCCGACCTTGACCGTTCCATTAAGGCCATGCCTTATGAAGGTAAGCCAGCTGTTGTCTTGGTAGTTGGCGTGAATGGTACTGGCAAGACCACCACCACAGGCAAGCTTGCTCGCGTGTTGGTATCCATGGGGCACAAGGTAATTTTGGGTGCAGCGGATACTTTCCGTGCTGCTGCAGCTGATCAATTAGAGACTTGGGGTCGTCGTGTTGGTGCAGAAACGGTACGTGGTGCTGAGGGCGCAGATCCTGCATCGATCGCATTTGATGCTGTAGCCAAGGGTGTGGAACGCCAAGCAGACGTGGTGCTGGTGGATACTGCGGGTCGTTTGCATACGTCGGCTGGTCTGATGGATCAGTTGGGCAAAGTAAAGCGCGTGGTGGAGAAGAAGGCAGTAGTGGATGAAGTCCTGCTGGTCCTTGATGCCACAGTTGGCCAAAATGGTATGCAGCAGGCGCGTATTTTCCGTGAAGTTGTTGATATCACAGGCGTGGTCTTGACCAAGTTGGACGGTACAGCCAAGGGCGGAATCGTTTTCCAGGTCCAAGAAGAGCTTGGTGTTCCAGTGAAACTAGTCGGCCTTGGTGAAGGTGCCGACGATTTGGCTCCGTTTGAAGTGGAGGGCTTCGTCGACGCTTTGTTGGGATAG
- the glnK gene encoding P-II family nitrogen regulator GlnK, translating into MKLITAIVKPFTLTDIKDALEQAGVQGMTVTETQGFGQQKGHTEVYRGAEYAVDFVPKVKIEVIISDAQAEEVINVIVETARTGKVGDGKVWMTNIEELVRVRTGERGEAAL; encoded by the coding sequence ATGAAACTCATCACCGCTATTGTCAAGCCGTTTACCCTCACCGACATTAAAGATGCCCTCGAGCAAGCAGGTGTGCAGGGCATGACTGTCACTGAAACCCAAGGCTTCGGTCAGCAAAAAGGCCACACCGAGGTTTATCGCGGGGCCGAGTATGCCGTTGATTTCGTACCGAAAGTCAAGATCGAAGTTATTATCTCCGATGCTCAGGCTGAGGAAGTCATCAACGTTATCGTCGAGACCGCACGCACCGGCAAAGTCGGCGACGGCAAAGTGTGGATGACCAACATTGAAGAGCTAGTGCGAGTGCGCACTGGTGAGCGTGGCGAAGCAGCTCTTTAA
- a CDS encoding ammonium transporter: protein MGADQIAAVSGNSAWMLMSASLVLLMTPALALFYGGMSRQKSVLNMMMMSFGALGVVAVIYLLWGWSMSYGTQSIAGIFANPFEFFGLRDSIVDAEGNYIEGAAGYPNIIDIGFQLTFAVISTALISGALAERVKFSTWLIFSGAWVTLVYFPLAHMVWGGGLLSHNVSGFASWMFGSNGEEANIAPIDFAGGTVVHISAGTAALVLAVIVGKRKTFGKAIARPHNLPMVMLGAALLWFGWFGFNGGSAFAADGLAGLAWVNTTAATAAAMLGWLATEKFRDGHATSLGAASGVVAGLVAITPAAGALTPVTSLILGAIGGVLACLGVGLKYRFGFDDSLDVVGVHLVAGLWGTVGVGLLATDAGWFSGGGMDGFKLFIVQIVIALVAVVFAGVITAVIAFALKATIGWRVDDEVEQQGIDTHEHAESAYDTVGPEIR from the coding sequence ATGGGTGCAGATCAAATTGCAGCAGTCTCCGGCAATTCAGCATGGATGCTCATGTCCGCCTCGCTAGTGCTGTTAATGACACCGGCGCTAGCCCTTTTTTATGGCGGAATGTCACGTCAAAAGTCCGTACTCAACATGATGATGATGTCCTTTGGTGCATTGGGCGTCGTTGCCGTTATTTATCTCCTTTGGGGATGGTCGATGTCTTATGGAACTCAATCAATCGCAGGAATCTTTGCAAACCCTTTTGAGTTCTTCGGCCTTAGAGATTCCATCGTTGATGCAGAAGGAAACTACATCGAGGGTGCAGCAGGGTATCCCAACATCATTGATATTGGATTCCAGCTCACCTTTGCGGTCATCTCCACAGCCTTGATCTCTGGTGCTTTGGCAGAGCGTGTGAAGTTTTCCACGTGGCTAATCTTCAGTGGTGCGTGGGTCACCTTGGTGTATTTCCCATTGGCGCACATGGTGTGGGGTGGTGGACTTCTTAGCCACAATGTTTCCGGTTTTGCTTCATGGATGTTTGGTTCAAATGGTGAGGAAGCAAATATTGCGCCGATCGATTTCGCAGGTGGAACCGTTGTGCACATTTCTGCTGGTACAGCGGCGTTAGTGTTGGCGGTGATCGTCGGCAAGCGAAAGACGTTTGGCAAGGCAATTGCTAGGCCACACAACCTGCCTATGGTGATGCTTGGCGCTGCGCTGTTGTGGTTTGGCTGGTTTGGATTCAATGGTGGCTCGGCGTTTGCTGCTGATGGCCTTGCTGGTTTGGCCTGGGTTAACACGACGGCGGCTACTGCAGCTGCGATGCTCGGTTGGTTGGCTACGGAAAAATTCCGCGATGGACATGCCACGTCGCTGGGTGCTGCATCTGGTGTTGTTGCAGGTCTTGTGGCTATTACTCCAGCAGCGGGCGCACTGACTCCGGTGACCTCCTTAATTCTTGGCGCAATCGGTGGAGTTTTGGCGTGCCTAGGCGTTGGGCTTAAGTACCGTTTCGGCTTTGATGATTCCTTGGATGTCGTTGGCGTTCACCTTGTTGCGGGTCTGTGGGGAACGGTCGGGGTTGGTCTTCTTGCCACTGATGCTGGTTGGTTTAGTGGTGGTGGCATGGATGGATTTAAACTCTTTATTGTCCAGATCGTCATCGCTTTAGTCGCAGTGGTTTTTGCAGGTGTGATCACCGCGGTTATCGCGTTCGCGCTGAAAGCCACCATCGGATGGCGCGTTGATGATGAAGTGGAGCAGCAAGGAATTGACACTCACGAACACGCAGAGTCTGCTTATGACACTGTGGGTCCGGAAATTCGATAA
- the smc gene encoding chromosome segregation protein SMC has protein sequence MYLKSLTLKGFKSFASATTLKFEPGICAVVGPNGSGKSNVVDALAWVMGEGSAKTLRGGKMEDVIFAGAGDRKPLGRAEVTLTIDNTDGALPIEYTEVSVTRRMFRDGASEYEINGAKARLMDIQELLSDSGIGREMHIMVGQGKLAEILESRPEERRAYIEEAAGVLKHRRRKEKAQRKLQGMQVNLDRLQDLTHELAKQLKPLARQAEAAQRAATVQADLRDARFQIAGFEIVKLSEKLETSTEREKMIREQAEAAQEQLEEATTTQAEVEMELAEITPKAEAAQQLWFDLSSLAERVSATMRIAADRASSAAADVPYAGQDPDELLRRADVADKELEELEMAVEMASERLNSIQEDAEEKASQAREAEREHLAQVRAISDRREGVVRLLASEESLRTQHAAAEEEAERLSEQLEEFIGRILDVERERRLTDERKQGIETDRQPLEDALNQAKHEAEAAETRLEELRAQRSTLEKEVSRLQSRIETLNQNKPRSDAADVVDYPQLATLVRPQRNVDKALAAALGAHAEALAGEVAEGLVDKLLDAGVARTIIVDGAQAGGAWRLDANIPAGASWLLDHVDLDPAIAGPVNRLLADVVLVDAPSIGRQTIADDPRLRAVDRNGVLIGAGWIQVGTETSTVEIAAQIEEAETKLAEVSAALDDIAGTFDGALQAAENTRVDVAARTAALRELDLTRDSIIRDLARLDKQHEAAESERVRHVGRLHAAEQRREELREQLEEIVDRLSRVEDEQDADEPSTTARDQANAELQQIRAMEMEARLAQRTAEERAGQQRGKGDSLRRQAEHERQAKLRHEQAMETRRRRTQLAAAVHSGARDVAERVSAALAQAAVERDQQNRDKALLTTHLARAKDAVNAARQHLNRLSDNAHSMELARSQAQVRMEEAVAKITEQLGIPVAELLRDYTPNEDFDEKFQRARLKQAEKDLAALGKVNPLALEEFKALEERYEFLSTQLADVEQARADLSGVIEEVDAKILQLFTDAWNDVEAEFPRVFNTLFPGGEGKLILTEPDDLLATGIEVEARPPGKRVKRLSLLSGGEKSLTALAMLVAIFRARPSPFYVMDEVEAALDDVNLRRLIALFEELRRDSQLIVITHQKPTMDVANVLYGVTMRGDGVTRVISQRMEPASAMESTISAQ, from the coding sequence ATGTATTTGAAATCGTTGACGCTCAAGGGGTTTAAGTCTTTCGCGTCTGCGACGACCCTGAAATTTGAGCCAGGCATTTGTGCTGTGGTGGGTCCGAATGGTTCAGGCAAATCCAATGTGGTTGATGCTCTGGCCTGGGTGATGGGTGAAGGTTCTGCAAAGACCTTGCGTGGCGGCAAAATGGAAGATGTCATTTTTGCTGGTGCGGGAGATCGTAAGCCGTTGGGTCGTGCAGAAGTGACGCTGACTATCGATAACACTGATGGTGCGCTGCCCATTGAATACACCGAGGTGTCGGTGACCAGGCGGATGTTCCGTGATGGGGCTAGTGAATATGAAATCAATGGGGCGAAAGCTCGGTTGATGGATATTCAGGAGCTGTTGTCGGATTCTGGTATTGGCCGTGAAATGCACATCATGGTTGGCCAGGGCAAGCTTGCTGAGATTTTGGAATCTCGTCCAGAAGAACGCCGTGCCTATATCGAAGAAGCTGCGGGTGTGCTCAAACACCGACGCAGGAAAGAAAAAGCACAGCGCAAACTTCAGGGAATGCAGGTCAATCTTGATCGCTTGCAGGATTTAACCCATGAGTTGGCCAAGCAGTTAAAGCCGTTGGCTAGACAAGCTGAGGCTGCGCAGCGAGCAGCAACGGTGCAGGCTGATTTGCGTGATGCTCGTTTTCAGATCGCTGGTTTTGAGATCGTGAAGCTGTCGGAAAAGCTGGAGACATCTACTGAGCGCGAAAAAATGATTCGTGAGCAGGCCGAAGCAGCGCAGGAACAATTAGAAGAAGCCACAACCACTCAGGCGGAAGTGGAGATGGAGCTGGCGGAGATTACTCCAAAGGCTGAGGCAGCGCAGCAGTTGTGGTTTGATTTGTCGTCCCTGGCTGAGCGGGTGTCGGCAACGATGCGTATTGCTGCAGACCGTGCAAGTTCAGCGGCGGCTGATGTGCCGTATGCGGGTCAAGATCCTGATGAGTTGCTGCGTCGAGCAGACGTTGCTGACAAGGAACTTGAAGAACTTGAAATGGCCGTTGAGATGGCTTCTGAGCGGCTTAATTCTATTCAGGAAGATGCAGAAGAAAAGGCAAGTCAGGCACGCGAGGCAGAGCGTGAACACTTAGCGCAGGTAAGGGCGATTTCGGATCGTCGTGAAGGTGTTGTGCGCCTTCTGGCATCTGAGGAATCGTTGCGCACCCAGCACGCGGCTGCTGAAGAAGAAGCCGAAAGGTTAAGCGAGCAGCTGGAAGAATTCATCGGTCGCATTTTGGATGTGGAGCGCGAACGTCGCTTAACTGATGAGCGCAAGCAGGGGATTGAGACTGATCGCCAGCCGCTAGAAGATGCCCTTAATCAGGCAAAACATGAGGCTGAAGCGGCAGAAACACGCCTTGAAGAACTCCGCGCGCAGCGTAGCACTTTAGAAAAAGAAGTCTCTCGGTTGCAGTCGCGGATTGAAACGCTGAATCAAAACAAGCCACGCTCAGATGCAGCTGATGTGGTGGATTATCCACAATTGGCCACGCTGGTTCGGCCGCAACGAAACGTCGATAAGGCTCTCGCTGCGGCGCTAGGCGCGCATGCCGAGGCGCTGGCTGGCGAGGTTGCGGAAGGGCTCGTCGACAAGCTTCTCGACGCCGGCGTTGCGCGCACCATCATCGTTGACGGCGCGCAGGCGGGCGGCGCATGGCGTTTGGACGCCAATATTCCTGCAGGCGCAAGCTGGCTGCTTGACCATGTTGATCTGGATCCGGCGATTGCCGGCCCGGTTAACCGGCTGCTTGCCGACGTTGTGCTTGTCGACGCCCCCTCCATCGGCCGTCAAACAATCGCCGATGATCCACGTCTTCGCGCCGTTGACCGCAATGGTGTGCTGATCGGCGCTGGGTGGATTCAGGTCGGTACAGAAACGTCCACCGTGGAAATCGCTGCTCAAATTGAAGAAGCGGAAACCAAGCTTGCTGAAGTCTCTGCTGCACTAGACGATATTGCCGGTACGTTTGACGGCGCCCTCCAGGCTGCGGAAAACACCCGCGTGGATGTTGCCGCGCGCACCGCAGCCCTGCGCGAATTAGATTTGACCAGAGATTCCATCATCCGTGACTTGGCGCGCCTAGATAAACAACATGAAGCCGCTGAATCCGAGCGCGTCCGGCATGTGGGCCGCCTACACGCCGCCGAACAACGCCGGGAAGAACTACGCGAACAACTAGAAGAAATTGTTGATCGCCTCTCCCGCGTTGAAGACGAACAAGACGCCGACGAGCCGTCAACCACCGCCCGCGACCAGGCCAATGCCGAACTGCAACAAATCCGCGCCATGGAAATGGAAGCTCGTCTTGCTCAACGCACCGCCGAAGAGCGCGCCGGGCAACAGCGCGGCAAAGGTGATAGTTTGCGACGCCAAGCTGAACATGAACGCCAGGCAAAGCTGCGCCATGAACAAGCAATGGAAACTAGGCGCAGGCGCACCCAATTAGCTGCAGCCGTGCACAGCGGTGCCCGCGATGTAGCTGAGCGCGTTTCAGCTGCCCTTGCCCAAGCCGCTGTGGAACGCGACCAGCAAAACCGCGACAAAGCACTGCTGACCACCCATTTAGCGCGCGCAAAAGACGCTGTTAATGCCGCCCGCCAGCACTTAAACCGTCTTAGCGACAATGCGCATTCCATGGAACTTGCCCGCAGCCAAGCACAAGTCCGCATGGAAGAAGCAGTGGCAAAAATTACCGAGCAATTGGGCATTCCCGTGGCAGAGCTGTTGCGCGATTACACACCCAATGAGGATTTTGATGAAAAATTCCAACGCGCACGCCTCAAACAGGCCGAAAAGGATCTGGCAGCATTAGGCAAAGTAAACCCCCTGGCCTTGGAAGAATTCAAAGCACTGGAAGAACGCTATGAGTTCCTCTCCACACAATTAGCCGATGTGGAACAAGCACGCGCTGATTTAAGTGGCGTGATTGAAGAAGTCGATGCGAAGATTCTGCAGCTGTTCACCGATGCCTGGAATGACGTGGAAGCAGAATTCCCACGCGTATTCAACACCCTCTTTCCAGGTGGTGAAGGCAAACTCATTCTCACCGAACCTGATGACTTGTTAGCCACCGGCATTGAAGTTGAAGCCCGCCCACCAGGTAAACGTGTGAAGCGACTGTCGTTGCTATCAGGTGGTGAAAAATCACTCACGGCGCTTGCCATGCTGGTGGCGATTTTCCGCGCACGCCCCAGCCCTTTCTACGTCATGGATGAGGTGGAAGCAGCACTAGATGATGTCAACCTGCGACGCCTTATTGCACTGTTTGAAGAGCTGCGCCGCGACTCCCAGCTGATTGTGATCACCCACCAAAAGCCCACCATGGATGTGGCCAACGTGCTTTACGGTGTGACCATGCGTGGAGATGGTGTGACCAGAGTTATCTCCCAACGCATGGAGCCAGCATCAGCTATGGAATCAACCATCTCAGCCCAGTAA
- a CDS encoding [protein-PII] uridylyltransferase, which yields MNNPAQLRQDSEKEVLALLGSLDLPAGTALAATGSLARSELTPYSDLDLILIHPPGKTPDGVEDLWYPIWDAKKRLDYSVRTPDECVAMISADSTAALAMLDLRFIAGDEELCSTTRRRIVDKWRQELNKNFDAVVDTAIARWRRSGPVVAMTKPDLKHGRGGLRDFELIKALALGHLCNVPQLDAQHQLLLDARTLLHVHARRSRDVLDPEFAVDVAMDLGFVDRYHLGREIADAARAIDDGLTTALATARGILPRRSGLAFRNASRRPLDLDVVDANGTIALSKKPDLSDPALPLRVAAAAATTGLPVLESTWVRLSECPMLPEPWPANATGDFFRILSSPENSRKVVKSMDRHGLWSRFVPEWDRIKGLMPREPSHVSTIDEHSLNTVAGCALETVAVARPDLLVLGALYHDIGKGYPRPHEQVGAEMVARAASRMGLNLRDRASVQTLVAEHTTVAKIAARLDPYSEEAVDKLLDAVRYDLVTLNLLEVLTEADAKATGPGVWTSRLEHALRIVCKRARDRLTDIRPVAPLIAPRSEIGLVEREGVYTVQWHGDDLNRILGVIYAKGWTITAARMLANGSWSAEFDVRANGPQDFDPQHFLQAFQSGVFSEVPTPAPGLTATFWHGNTLEVRTEVRTGAIFALLRTLPNAQWINAVTRGATLIIQAALKPGFDRAVVERSVVKALAGS from the coding sequence ATGAATAATCCCGCTCAGCTGCGCCAAGATTCCGAAAAAGAAGTCCTGGCGTTGCTGGGCTCTTTGGATTTACCAGCAGGTACTGCACTTGCTGCCACTGGATCGTTGGCCAGGTCAGAACTTACGCCTTATTCCGATTTGGATCTCATTTTGATCCATCCACCTGGGAAAACGCCCGATGGTGTGGAGGATTTATGGTATCCAATTTGGGATGCAAAAAAGAGGCTTGACTATTCAGTGCGCACCCCGGATGAATGCGTGGCCATGATTTCCGCGGATTCCACAGCCGCACTTGCCATGCTTGATCTGCGGTTTATCGCAGGAGACGAAGAGCTGTGCTCGACTACGCGTCGGCGCATCGTGGATAAGTGGCGTCAAGAGCTTAATAAAAATTTTGATGCCGTCGTCGATACTGCGATTGCGCGCTGGCGCCGCTCTGGGCCTGTGGTGGCTATGACAAAGCCGGATCTCAAGCACGGCAGGGGAGGGCTTCGCGATTTCGAATTAATCAAAGCATTGGCTTTGGGGCACCTGTGCAATGTTCCGCAGCTAGACGCGCAACACCAATTGCTTCTCGACGCCCGCACCCTACTTCATGTCCACGCGCGCCGTTCCCGCGACGTTTTGGATCCCGAGTTCGCCGTCGATGTGGCCATGGACTTAGGTTTTGTCGACCGGTATCACCTTGGCCGGGAGATCGCCGATGCCGCCCGCGCCATAGACGACGGCCTGACCACCGCATTAGCCACCGCCCGGGGCATTTTGCCACGCCGCAGTGGCTTGGCGTTTAGAAATGCTTCTCGACGCCCCCTCGATCTTGATGTCGTCGACGCCAATGGCACCATCGCCTTGTCTAAAAAACCTGATCTTAGTGATCCAGCACTTCCACTACGAGTGGCAGCAGCCGCAGCAACCACTGGACTTCCAGTTCTGGAATCTACGTGGGTCAGGTTGAGCGAATGCCCGATGCTTCCAGAACCCTGGCCAGCAAATGCCACCGGTGATTTCTTCCGTATTCTCTCCAGTCCGGAAAACTCGCGCAAGGTGGTCAAAAGTATGGACCGACATGGATTGTGGTCGCGTTTTGTTCCGGAATGGGACCGCATCAAAGGGCTGATGCCACGTGAACCAAGTCATGTCTCCACCATTGACGAGCACAGTCTTAACACCGTGGCTGGTTGTGCTTTAGAAACCGTCGCTGTTGCCAGGCCAGACCTTTTGGTGTTGGGCGCGTTGTATCACGATATCGGTAAAGGTTACCCGCGCCCGCATGAACAGGTAGGTGCTGAAATGGTTGCGCGAGCAGCAAGTCGAATGGGGCTTAACCTTCGCGATCGAGCCAGCGTGCAAACGCTGGTCGCCGAGCACACTACGGTGGCAAAAATTGCCGCCCGCCTTGATCCCTACTCGGAGGAGGCCGTCGATAAGCTGCTTGATGCTGTGCGATATGACTTAGTTACTTTAAATTTGCTCGAAGTGCTCACTGAGGCTGATGCGAAAGCGACAGGGCCAGGGGTGTGGACCAGCCGTTTGGAGCATGCTTTGCGGATTGTGTGCAAGCGAGCGCGTGACCGCCTCACGGATATCCGGCCGGTGGCGCCACTGATCGCTCCTCGCAGTGAGATTGGTTTAGTAGAGCGCGAAGGTGTGTACACGGTGCAGTGGCATGGAGACGACCTGAATCGAATTTTGGGAGTCATCTACGCAAAGGGTTGGACCATTACTGCAGCACGCATGCTTGCCAATGGGAGCTGGAGTGCAGAATTTGATGTGCGAGCCAACGGTCCTCAAGATTTCGATCCCCAACACTTCCTCCAAGCATTTCAATCGGGGGTATTTTCCGAAGTTCCTACGCCCGCGCCTGGTCTAACAGCGACGTTTTGGCACGGAAATACCCTTGAAGTGCGCACCGAAGTCCGAACAGGAGCTATTTTTGCCCTGCTCAGAACACTGCCCAATGCGCAATGGATCAACGCAGTCACCCGCGGCGCAACCCTAATTATCCAGGCTGCTTTAAAGCCAGGATTTGATAGAGCAGTGGTGGAACGATCCGTTGTTAAAGCCTTGGCAGGTAGCTGA
- a CDS encoding choice-of-anchor L domain-containing protein has protein sequence MKFFQSIISLLGLLGLFFAELLGSIGSAVGSSSVTPPTNPEEIVVNPLARAVDEEEARELFENANVDGSSNPYGSLEVSDQNVEESLLEVGSVLSVAPTDFLPEGALLKIISISDQAGDTTLIVTGPATLTDIVEDSGGYQLPTPELVSFDLIPEPGVSITEPTVDYFSDGEVTATYQKGFELDENVDGVDIHVAGNIGIEAALGYEIKKFKLESFDVTATPFIESEFRIGTGQEVTVGWNRTLAEVEATHLFTVGHIPVRLITTGTLDLNLSAGAAGEFSYSPKVEVSHKAGLSYSDGSFTGINEPDLDVDGLGDINLKASAEAKAEIVPNLTSKFYGLVGIYAEVAGWVKLDATLTPLTVKCTASAGVTPEVGLEASVDLLGIDVSWEHAFLEEEFELFKLDDLCADKLPDPGVDPTPDLAGNGVVLQEGNATGSPEQWGFLDGLVENKPAWVLSTGNINDAVGLPGHFASTNLGNPGSDALSELSGGLTWDAASYQVTVVPTGTTLFIEYAFASEEYPEYVNSNYNDVMAIFVNGQNCAVVPETDEPISVNTVNHLTNTEYYIDNQFGAVGYNTAFDGLTKDLRCAVPVTPGVPVDVHIAIADTGDAVYDSAIALVEGGIYSE, from the coding sequence GTGAAGTTCTTCCAAAGTATTATTTCCCTGTTGGGATTATTGGGGCTCTTTTTTGCAGAATTGCTGGGAAGTATTGGAAGTGCGGTGGGGTCTTCATCTGTAACTCCGCCAACGAATCCCGAGGAGATTGTAGTTAACCCGCTTGCGCGTGCTGTTGATGAGGAAGAAGCTCGAGAGCTATTCGAAAACGCCAATGTGGATGGTAGTTCGAATCCTTATGGCAGTCTCGAAGTATCGGATCAAAACGTTGAGGAAAGTTTATTGGAGGTAGGTTCCGTCCTGTCAGTTGCCCCGACTGATTTTCTTCCCGAAGGCGCTTTGCTGAAGATTATTTCAATCAGTGATCAAGCAGGTGACACTACGTTGATAGTGACCGGACCTGCGACTTTGACTGACATCGTTGAGGATTCAGGAGGGTATCAGCTACCAACCCCTGAGCTGGTGAGCTTTGACTTGATTCCAGAACCGGGTGTGTCCATTACTGAACCAACTGTCGACTACTTTAGCGATGGGGAAGTGACAGCGACTTACCAAAAGGGCTTTGAGCTGGATGAGAACGTTGACGGAGTTGATATCCATGTAGCTGGAAATATCGGTATCGAGGCCGCGCTGGGGTACGAAATTAAAAAATTTAAGCTAGAAAGCTTTGATGTTACTGCGACACCTTTCATTGAATCCGAGTTTCGTATTGGTACTGGTCAGGAAGTTACAGTCGGATGGAATCGAACACTGGCTGAAGTTGAAGCCACGCACCTATTTACTGTTGGTCACATTCCGGTGCGCCTGATTACGACGGGAACTTTGGATCTAAATCTTTCCGCAGGGGCGGCTGGCGAGTTCTCTTATAGTCCCAAGGTAGAGGTGAGCCACAAGGCTGGTCTTAGTTACTCAGATGGTTCATTCACGGGAATAAATGAACCTGACTTGGATGTCGATGGTCTAGGCGATATTAACCTTAAGGCTTCTGCGGAAGCTAAAGCGGAAATTGTTCCTAATTTAACTTCTAAGTTTTATGGCTTGGTGGGTATTTATGCTGAGGTAGCAGGGTGGGTGAAACTCGATGCAACGCTTACCCCATTAACAGTGAAATGTACTGCAAGTGCCGGAGTAACCCCAGAAGTAGGGTTGGAAGCTTCGGTTGACTTGCTTGGAATAGATGTTAGCTGGGAGCATGCGTTCCTCGAAGAGGAATTTGAGCTCTTCAAGTTGGATGACTTGTGTGCTGACAAATTGCCGGATCCTGGGGTTGACCCAACTCCTGATCTGGCCGGAAATGGAGTGGTGTTGCAGGAGGGAAACGCTACTGGTTCTCCAGAGCAGTGGGGCTTCCTCGATGGACTTGTTGAGAACAAGCCTGCTTGGGTCCTGAGTACTGGAAATATTAATGATGCTGTGGGGCTGCCCGGTCATTTTGCATCAACTAACCTTGGGAACCCAGGATCCGATGCTTTGTCGGAGCTTTCAGGAGGACTGACTTGGGATGCAGCTTCGTATCAGGTGACTGTAGTTCCGACTGGCACCACGTTGTTTATCGAGTATGCCTTTGCATCTGAAGAGTATCCAGAATATGTGAACTCGAATTACAACGATGTGATGGCAATTTTTGTCAATGGACAAAACTGTGCAGTTGTACCTGAGACGGATGAGCCAATCTCAGTTAATACGGTCAATCATTTAACCAATACGGAGTATTACATTGACAACCAATTTGGTGCTGTGGGATATAACACCGCGTTCGATGGGCTAACTAAAGATCTCCGATGTGCCGTGCCGGTGACCCCAGGCGTTCCTGTTGATGTGCATATTGCTATTGCAGATACCGGGGATGCGGTTTATGACAGCGCAATCGCCTTAGTAGAGGGCGGCATTTACTCCGAATAA